Proteins encoded together in one Ciona intestinalis chromosome 3, KH, whole genome shotgun sequence window:
- the LOC100180832 gene encoding tryptophan--tRNA ligase, cytoplasmic, producing the protein MDSNGKVNGSTNSEGENKVDGLEQDIVNPWEVQSSSAKGVDYDKLIKRFGSSKVDEALLQRFEAIVAKRGKKLHPFLKRGMFFSHRELDYILTLYEQNKPFYLYTGRGPSSQSMHVGHMIPFMMTQYLQEAFDVPVVVQLTDDEKFLWKDLALEECYRLSYENMKDIIACGFDPDKTFIFSDLDYIGSCKEFYWNMKRVEKCVTYNQVKGIFGFGDSDCIGKISFPAIQAAPSFSSSFPHIFNGCKDIPCLIPCAIDQDPYFRMTRDVAPRLQYRKPALLHSVFFPALQGAQTKMSSSDPTSSIFLTDTANQIKKKINKYAFSGGRDTVELHREFGGNCEVDVSIQYLSFFLMDDDELDQIKKDYSSGELLTGELKQKLIVVLQALIGKHQAARNEVTDETIKKFTRLTKYPCCDNYKPTPVVTKNKKSKKKDKTSAPTMNELTLTS; encoded by the coding sequence atggatTCGAACGGCAAAGTGAACGGTTCAACAAACTCTGAAGGAGAGAATAAAGTTGACGGACTCGAACAGGACATTGTTAACCCATGGGAAGTTCAATCTAGCAGCGCCAAAGGAGTGGATTATGATAAGTTAATAAAAAGATTCGGATCAAGTAAAGTAGATGAGGCCCTTCTTCAAAGGTTTGAGGCAATTGTGGCAAAACGTGGCAAAAAGTTGCATCCATTTTTAAAACGTGGAATGTTTTTCTCGCACCGTGAGCTTGACTATATCCTTACCTTGTATGaacaaaacaaaccattttaCCTTTATACTGGTCGAGGGCCGTCATCACAATCCATGCATGTAGGTCACATGATACCATTCATGATGACACAATACCTTCAAGAGGCGTTTGATGTCCCTGTTGTGGTGCAGCTTACAGATGATGAAAAGTTTTTGTGGAAGGATCTGGCCTTGGAAGAATGCTATCGGCTGTCATATGAGAATATGAAGGATATCATTGCTTGCGGTTTCGATCCggacaaaacttttattttttcagaccTTGATTATATAGGCTCATGCAAAGAGTTTTATTGGAATATGAAAAGAGTTGAAAAATGTGTCACCTATAACCAAGTTAAAGGTATCTTTGGCTTTGGGGACAGTGACTGCATTGGTAAGATAAGTTTTCCTGCAATACAAGCTGCTCCCTCGTTTTCATCAAGCTTTCCCCACATTTTTAATGGATGCAAGGACATCCCATGTCTCATACCTTGTGCAATAGACCAGGACCCTTATTTCAGAATGACACGTGATGTTGCACCAAGACTACAATACAGAAAACCCGCGCTTTTACACTCGGTGTTCTTCCCCGCCCTGCAAGGCGCTCAAACTAAGATGAGTTCTTCAGACCCTACATCATCTATATTTCTCACTGACACTGCCAACCAAatcaaaaaaaagattaacaaGTACGCGTTCTCGGGCGGTCGTGACACAGTCGAGCTGCACAGGGAGTTTGGAGGCAACTGTGAAGTTGATGTTTCTATCCAGTATCTCTCCTTCTTCCTCATGGATGATGACGAATTagaccaaataaaaaaagattactCAAGTGGAGAGCTATTGACTGGGGAGCTAAAACAGAAACTTATCGTAGTTTTGCAAGCATTGATTGGCAAGCACCAAGCTGCAAGGAATGAAGTCACTGATGAAACGATCAAGAAATTTACCCGGCTTACTAAATACCCATGCTGTGATAACTATAAACCTACACCGGTGGTTACAAAGAACAagaaatcaaagaaaaaagataaaacttcAGCACCAACAATGAATGAACTAACATTGACAAGCTAA
- the LOC100179239 gene encoding thioredoxin-like protein 4A, producing MSYMLPHLTNGWQVDQAILNEQERVVVIRFGHDWDPACMTMDETLYSIADKVKNFAVTYLVDITEVPDFNKMYELYDPCTTMFFYRNKHIMIDLGTGNNNKINWPMEDKQEMIDILETIYRGARKGRGLVVSPKDYSTKYRY from the coding sequence ATGTCTTATATGCTTCCACATTTAACCAATGGCTGGCAAGTAGATCAGGCCATTCTGAATGAGCAAGAACGAGTTGTTGTCATTCGTTTTGGCCATGATTGGGACCCCGCTTGCATGACGATGGACGAAACTCTTTACAGCATCGCAGACAAAGTGAAAAACTTTGCGGTCACATACCTCGTTGATATTACAGAGGTTCCTGATTTTAACAAGATGTACGAACTTTATGACCCCTGCACgaccatgtttttttatcgGAACAAACACATTATGATTGATTTAGGAACtggtaacaacaacaaaatcaattgGCCAATGGAGGATAAACAAGAAATGATTGATATTCTAGAAACAATTTATCGCGGCGCAAGGAAGGGAAGAGGTCTGGTAGTTTCGCCAAAAGATTATTCCACAAAATATagatattag